A DNA window from Acidimicrobiia bacterium contains the following coding sequences:
- the ffh gene encoding signal recognition particle protein, with amino-acid sequence MFDALSERFDGIFGKLRSRGRLSDKDVNEVAREIRLALLEADVNVAVVKSFIARLKERAAGADLSQSLSPAQQVIKIVNEELVETLGSETRKLTTASKPPTVVMLAGLQGSGKTTAAGKLARLLAKQGLRPMLVAADLQRPAAIQQLQVLGERIDVPVFAPDGGGGDPVAVVSGARDEAARLGCNLIIVDTAGRLHVDDDLMDELRRVHDAVEPHHTLLVVDAMTGQEAVNVSETFDAAVDLDGLVLTKVDGDARGGAALSAKEVTGKPILFVGTGEKLSDFDVFHPDRMASRILGMGDMLTLIEKAEETFDKEQAAVAEEKLRKGQFTLEDFLDQMRQVRKMGPLQSIVGMMPGVPKELKDAEVDEGELARVEAIICSMTVEERRNPALVKGSRRLRIAAGSGTTPADVNALLKQFKQVQQMMKSVASGKQPNLPVPGF; translated from the coding sequence TTGTTCGACGCACTGTCAGAGCGATTCGACGGCATCTTCGGGAAGCTCCGCTCGCGGGGGCGCCTCAGCGACAAGGACGTCAACGAGGTTGCGCGCGAGATCCGCCTGGCGCTGCTCGAAGCCGACGTCAACGTCGCCGTCGTCAAGTCGTTCATCGCCCGGCTCAAGGAACGGGCCGCCGGCGCCGACCTCTCGCAGAGCCTGAGCCCGGCCCAGCAGGTCATCAAGATCGTCAATGAGGAGCTGGTCGAGACCCTCGGCTCCGAGACCCGCAAGCTCACCACCGCCTCGAAACCGCCCACGGTCGTGATGCTGGCGGGCCTCCAGGGCTCGGGGAAGACCACCGCGGCCGGCAAGCTGGCCCGGTTGCTCGCCAAGCAGGGCCTCCGCCCGATGCTCGTGGCCGCCGACCTCCAACGGCCCGCAGCCATCCAGCAGCTCCAGGTGCTCGGCGAGCGCATCGACGTCCCGGTGTTCGCTCCCGACGGCGGGGGAGGTGACCCCGTTGCCGTGGTGTCGGGCGCGCGTGACGAAGCGGCACGCCTGGGGTGCAACCTCATCATCGTCGACACCGCCGGTCGGCTCCACGTCGACGACGACCTGATGGACGAGCTGCGCCGGGTCCACGACGCCGTCGAGCCGCACCACACGCTGCTCGTCGTCGACGCCATGACCGGTCAGGAGGCCGTGAACGTCTCGGAGACGTTCGACGCGGCCGTGGACCTCGACGGTCTCGTCCTCACGAAGGTGGACGGCGACGCCCGTGGGGGAGCCGCCCTGTCGGCGAAGGAGGTCACGGGAAAACCGATCCTCTTCGTCGGAACGGGTGAGAAGCTCTCCGACTTCGATGTCTTCCATCCCGACCGGATGGCGAGCCGCATCCTCGGCATGGGCGACATGCTCACGCTCATCGAGAAGGCCGAGGAGACTTTCGACAAGGAGCAGGCGGCTGTCGCCGAGGAGAAACTCCGCAAGGGCCAGTTCACCCTCGAGGACTTCCTCGACCAGATGCGCCAGGTCCGCAAGATGGGCCCACTCCAGTCGATCGTGGGGATGATGCCGGGAGTTCCCAAGGAGCTGAAGGACGCCGAGGTCGACGAGGGCGAGCTGGCCAGGGTCGAGGCGATCATCTGCTCGATGACGGTGGAGGAACGCCGGAATCCGGCACTCGTGAAAGGATCACGACGCCTCCGGATCGCCGCCGGCAGCGGGACGACCCCTGCCGATGTCAACGCCCTCCTCAAGCAGTTCAAGCAGGTGCAGCAGATGATGAAGTCGGTGGCGTCGGGCAAGCAGCCGAACCTCCCGGTTCCGGGCTTCTGA
- the rimM gene encoding ribosome maturation factor RimM (Essential for efficient processing of 16S rRNA) — protein MTADRLVRVGRVGRPHGIRGEVTLLPDLDDDRLFTVGSVFSVDGRQDSLEVATARRHRQGWLLGFIGVDDRTAAEELRGTVLNVAADDSVPAGHSDLIGRQVRDVDGAVLGAVVAVEPNPAHDILVLEGDVLVPAPFVRSVDDDHVTVEVPEGLLEINDP, from the coding sequence GTGACCGCCGACCGCCTGGTACGGGTCGGGCGCGTCGGGCGGCCACACGGCATCCGCGGTGAGGTCACGCTGCTCCCCGACCTCGACGACGACCGCCTGTTCACGGTGGGTTCCGTCTTCTCGGTCGACGGCCGCCAGGACTCCTTGGAGGTCGCGACGGCGCGTCGGCACCGCCAGGGGTGGCTGCTCGGGTTCATCGGTGTCGATGACCGCACCGCCGCCGAGGAGCTCCGCGGAACCGTGCTCAACGTTGCGGCCGACGACTCCGTGCCCGCCGGTCACTCAGACCTGATCGGTCGGCAGGTCCGCGACGTCGACGGTGCGGTCCTCGGTGCCGTCGTCGCGGTCGAGCCGAACCCCGCCCACGACATCCTCGTGCTCGAGGGGGACGTCCTGGTGCCGGCGCCCTTCGTGCGCTCGGTCGACGACGACCACGTCACGGTCGAGGTCCCCGAGGGGCTCCTCGAGATCAACGACCCGTGA
- the trmD gene encoding tRNA (guanosine(37)-N1)-methyltransferase TrmD — MRIDIFTIFPGYFDSAFATSVLGRARDAELVDLHRHDLRDWASDRHRSVDDTPFGGGAGMVLSPGPVAAAVDDVDPPRPLLLLSPAGKVFDQSVARRLAASDGFSLLCGRYEGVDQRIVDRCCDGELSIGDYVLGGGEAAAAVVIEAVARLIPGVLGNDASAGEESFHDGLLEYPHYTRPADFAGRRVPGVLLSGDHGRIARWRRAASLRRTLARRPDLLTGDDVSDADRAVLEEFPDAGAPEA, encoded by the coding sequence ATGAGGATCGACATCTTCACGATCTTCCCGGGTTACTTCGACTCCGCGTTCGCCACGTCGGTGCTCGGGCGCGCACGCGACGCCGAGCTCGTCGACCTGCACCGGCACGATCTCCGTGACTGGGCGTCGGACCGACACCGCAGTGTCGACGACACCCCGTTCGGCGGGGGTGCGGGGATGGTGCTGTCTCCCGGGCCCGTCGCCGCTGCCGTTGACGACGTCGATCCACCGCGCCCCCTCCTGTTGCTCTCGCCGGCGGGGAAGGTGTTCGACCAGTCCGTCGCCCGCCGGTTGGCCGCCAGTGACGGGTTCTCACTTCTCTGCGGTCGCTACGAAGGGGTCGACCAGCGGATCGTCGACCGGTGCTGTGACGGAGAGCTGTCGATCGGCGACTACGTGCTCGGTGGTGGCGAGGCAGCGGCGGCGGTGGTGATCGAGGCGGTGGCCCGTCTGATCCCGGGGGTGCTCGGGAACGACGCCTCGGCAGGCGAGGAATCGTTCCACGACGGGCTCCTCGAGTACCCGCACTACACCCGCCCCGCCGACTTCGCGGGACGGCGGGTGCCCGGGGTTCTGCTCTCGGGTGACCACGGCCGTATCGCCCGGTGGCGCCGGGCGGCGTCGCTGCGGCGCACGCTCGCCCGCCGCCCCGATCTGCTGACAGGGGACGACGTCTCCGACGCCGACCGGGCGGTTCTCGAGGAGTTTCCCGACGCCGGTGCCCCCGAGGCCTGA
- the rpsP gene encoding 30S ribosomal protein S16 — protein MSVKIRLMRVGKRKQPSYRVVVADGRKPRDGRFIEIIGHYGPRSEPSVSEIDEEKALEWLRKGAQPSEAVQKLFAKNGVWEQFVAEKGDDPAARYEPARAVRRQRHIEKAAAGAADEAPAGDEPAADSPPESDDESSDDETDDESTDES, from the coding sequence GTGTCCGTCAAGATCCGTCTCATGAGGGTCGGCAAGCGCAAGCAGCCCTCGTACCGCGTCGTCGTCGCCGACGGCCGCAAGCCCCGCGACGGGCGCTTCATCGAGATCATCGGGCACTACGGCCCACGGTCGGAGCCGTCGGTGTCCGAGATCGACGAGGAAAAGGCGCTGGAGTGGCTCCGGAAGGGCGCGCAGCCGAGCGAAGCCGTCCAGAAGCTATTCGCCAAGAACGGCGTGTGGGAGCAGTTCGTCGCCGAGAAGGGCGACGACCCCGCCGCCCGCTACGAGCCCGCGCGGGCGGTTCGCCGCCAGCGCCACATCGAGAAGGCCGCTGCCGGCGCTGCCGATGAAGCGCCGGCCGGCGACGAGCCGGCCGCCGACTCCCCGCCGGAGTCCGACGACGAATCCAGCGACGACGAAACCGACGACGAATCCACCGACGAGAGCTGA
- the ftsY gene encoding signal recognition particle-docking protein FtsY encodes MLFMLLAVAVVLIVVATTLLLRRGRGGAPPVRPPAEPKTPDTPVATEPVVEMPAPERAGLRDRLGKTRAALAGYVRDLRGRSRLDDETWDDLEELLILADVGMTAATELVERVRERTVEEKTTEPARALEMLREELVRRLGAGDRRLATREDGPTVWLFVGVNGVGKTTTIAKLAQREIAEGHTVLMAAADTFRAAAGDQLATWAERTGAGIVRSQEGADPGSVVYDAMSSAANKGTDRVLVDTAGRLHTKVNLMEELKKLRRIIDKTPGALREVLLVIDATTGQNGLTQARVFADAVDVTGVVLTKLDGTAKGGIVVAIQGELGLPVKLVGVGESAADLIPFDPDEFADALLT; translated from the coding sequence ATGCTGTTCATGCTCCTGGCCGTTGCCGTCGTGCTCATCGTCGTGGCGACCACGCTGCTCCTGCGGCGTGGTCGCGGTGGCGCACCTCCGGTGCGACCGCCGGCCGAGCCGAAGACCCCGGATACCCCGGTCGCCACGGAGCCCGTCGTCGAGATGCCGGCGCCCGAGCGTGCCGGCCTGCGCGACCGGCTGGGAAAGACCCGTGCCGCACTGGCGGGTTACGTCCGTGACCTGCGCGGCCGCTCACGCCTCGACGACGAGACCTGGGACGACCTCGAGGAGCTGCTGATCCTCGCCGATGTGGGGATGACGGCCGCGACCGAGCTCGTCGAGCGGGTCCGAGAGCGCACCGTCGAGGAGAAGACGACAGAGCCGGCCCGGGCCCTCGAGATGCTGCGTGAGGAACTGGTGAGGCGTCTCGGCGCAGGTGACCGCCGGCTCGCGACCCGCGAGGACGGCCCCACCGTGTGGTTGTTCGTCGGTGTGAACGGGGTGGGCAAGACCACGACCATCGCCAAGCTCGCCCAGCGCGAGATCGCCGAGGGCCACACCGTCCTGATGGCCGCGGCCGACACGTTCCGCGCCGCGGCAGGCGACCAGCTCGCCACCTGGGCGGAGCGGACGGGTGCGGGCATCGTGCGCAGCCAGGAGGGCGCGGACCCCGGATCGGTCGTCTACGACGCCATGAGCTCGGCGGCCAACAAGGGGACCGACCGCGTCCTCGTCGACACGGCCGGCCGGCTGCACACGAAGGTCAACCTCATGGAGGAGCTCAAGAAGCTCCGGCGGATCATCGACAAGACACCTGGCGCGCTCCGGGAGGTGCTGCTGGTCATCGACGCGACGACCGGCCAGAACGGGCTGACCCAGGCGCGCGTGTTCGCGGACGCCGTCGACGTGACCGGTGTGGTGCTCACCAAGCTCGACGGCACCGCGAAGGGTGGGATCGTCGTGGCGATCCAGGGCGAGCTCGGGCTGCCGGTGAAGCTCGTCGGCGTCGGTGAGTCGGCCGCGGACCTCATCCCGTTCGACCCCGACGAGTTCGCGGACGCGCTCCTCACCTAA
- a CDS encoding KH domain-containing protein → MSDEYDDEYDDDDDFDDDYDDDPNRIVGARARAVVEHCAGNIVDEIDELDVESEESGGELTLLIHAGSSDMGRLIGRRGRVIQAMRQLVRAAGASEDITATVDVVE, encoded by the coding sequence GTGAGTGACGAGTACGACGACGAGTACGACGACGACGACGACTTCGACGACGACTACGACGACGATCCCAACCGCATCGTCGGTGCGCGCGCACGCGCCGTCGTCGAGCACTGCGCCGGGAACATCGTCGACGAGATCGACGAGCTCGACGTGGAGTCCGAGGAGTCGGGCGGCGAGCTGACGCTTCTCATCCATGCCGGCTCCTCCGACATGGGCCGTCTCATCGGTCGGCGCGGGCGTGTGATCCAGGCGATGCGACAGCTCGTGCGCGCGGCGGGCGCCTCCGAGGACATCACGGCGACGGTCGACGTCGTCGAGTAG